A single genomic interval of Plantibacter sp. Leaf314 harbors:
- a CDS encoding L-serine ammonia-lyase — MTAYVSAFDLFSIGIGPSSSHTVGPMRAALAFVLGLERDGLLGRVDRVTCSLFGSLGSTGIGHGTPDAVVAGLRGLTPEGCDPAEVRHAWSEHPDGGTLLLAGVRPVDFSRDDVSFVPRTRLPGHPNALTLSAWDRSSEVPVRSETYYSVGGGFIRRDGDDPASALPQHPVPMPFRTAESLIDICDDSGLPIDAIARRNEEAMRTPEAVDAGLDAIWAAMHECVTAGLADTGTLPGGLGVKRRARAVRERLDVAEAESGRELPTEWLHAFALAVNEQNASGGRVVTAPTNGAAGIIPAVGSYYLRFVPGASLDGIRRYLLTATAIGSLFKANASISGAEGGCQAEVGSACAMAAGALCAVLGGTPRQVENAAEIAMEHHLGLTCDPVGGLVQVPCIERNAIASSTAVSAARLSLHGDGTHLVSLDTVIETMRQTGVDMSTKYKETSEGGLAVNVIEC; from the coding sequence GTGACGGCATACGTGTCCGCATTCGACCTCTTCTCCATCGGCATCGGCCCCTCCAGTTCGCACACCGTCGGCCCCATGCGCGCAGCGCTGGCGTTCGTCCTCGGTCTCGAGCGCGACGGTCTGCTCGGACGGGTCGACCGCGTCACGTGCTCGCTCTTCGGCTCGCTCGGCTCGACCGGTATCGGCCACGGCACCCCGGACGCGGTCGTCGCCGGACTCCGCGGACTCACCCCGGAGGGATGCGACCCGGCCGAGGTCCGTCACGCCTGGAGCGAGCACCCGGACGGCGGAACCCTCCTCCTCGCCGGGGTCAGGCCCGTCGACTTCTCCCGAGACGACGTCTCGTTCGTCCCGAGGACGCGCCTCCCCGGTCACCCGAACGCGCTGACCCTGTCCGCCTGGGACCGCTCGAGCGAGGTACCGGTCCGCTCGGAGACGTACTACTCGGTGGGCGGCGGCTTCATCAGGCGCGACGGCGACGACCCGGCGTCCGCGCTGCCACAGCACCCCGTCCCGATGCCGTTCCGGACGGCCGAGTCGCTCATCGACATCTGCGACGACAGCGGACTGCCCATCGACGCGATCGCCAGGCGGAACGAGGAGGCCATGCGCACCCCGGAAGCGGTCGACGCCGGCCTCGACGCCATCTGGGCGGCCATGCACGAGTGCGTCACGGCCGGACTCGCGGACACGGGCACGCTGCCCGGCGGCCTCGGCGTCAAGCGTCGCGCCCGCGCCGTCCGCGAGCGACTCGACGTGGCCGAGGCGGAGAGCGGCCGCGAGCTGCCGACCGAGTGGCTCCACGCGTTCGCCCTCGCCGTCAACGAACAGAACGCCTCAGGCGGACGGGTGGTGACGGCCCCGACGAACGGGGCGGCCGGCATCATCCCGGCGGTCGGCAGCTACTACCTGCGATTCGTCCCCGGGGCGTCGCTCGACGGCATCCGCCGATACCTGCTCACCGCGACCGCGATCGGGTCGCTGTTCAAGGCGAACGCCTCCATCTCCGGTGCGGAGGGCGGGTGTCAGGCGGAGGTCGGCTCCGCGTGCGCGATGGCGGCCGGCGCCCTGTGCGCCGTGCTCGGCGGCACCCCACGGCAGGTCGAGAACGCGGCGGAGATCGCGATGGAGCATCACCTCGGCCTGACCTGCGACCCGGTCGGCGGACTCGTCCAGGTGCCGTGCATCGAGCGGAACGCGATCGCCTCCTCGACGGCGGTCAGTGCGGCCAGGCTGTCGTTGCACGGTGATGGGACGCACCTCGTCTCCCTCGACACCGTGATCGAGACGATGCGTCAGACCGGCGTCGACATGTCGACGAAGTACAAGGAGACCAGCGAGGGCGGCCTCGCGGTCAACGTCATCGAGTGCTGA
- a CDS encoding BTAD domain-containing putative transcriptional regulator, which translates to MPASTPRVTVLGPVRVVGRAGGLVEPGGRRAKALVAALALAEGRSVSTTALIDALWDDAPPVGAKAALQTLVSRVRAVAEPGLIESSAAGYRLTAGADDVDLGAASALADAASTAVRGGDPHAAAQLSQEALQLWTGDPGAELDPPLAEELSGRGARLQDELRRVRAQSRIDMGEGVAVISDLESLAAAAPLDDATHLMLFNAYAQCGRRADAMRLFSDHRRHLRDELGTDPANALVAAHTSLLQEGADQPATAASAHGAPPPPQERTDRLVLGLRTPPNELIGRETDLEAIRELVAEVRMTTILGPGGLGKTRLAQEVARRASASTPGVVFVELASIRDAEDLPLAVATALGIRDVTGSRRLGEAFAALPVDLHERIVARLSERPTLLVMDNCEHLVDAAARWIADVLDWTTGLRVLATSRSPLSITAEHVYQLEPLGAAHTDGDDPDEVGPAVRLFIERARAARPGVHIPLETAARLCAALDGLPLAIELAAARTRSMSVEEVERRLGNRFALLTTGSRSAPERHQTLHAVIEWSWNLLGERERTVLRRTSRFPDGFGIDAAGAVAPEVDDVADALDALVGQSLLTVRDDPATGSLRFRMLETVREFGMIAMQDAGEEAEVVDAMRRWAIALADAMQPRMHGAEQLDAFAILALEQDTLVSILRQALADDRADVVGPLFAALAVFWTFRSAHQEVLAFGEPVLAVLRRQDAGSVTGDAPAVAFAIIAVTFLTTDVRTSARAIGALRRVERVHRTEHPRMHALVGLMLAAGRADRSVDLMQSFRTSPDPRVANVGNLLAAQMAENEGDPASAEVAALRANELSVSIGDVWGAAMSAHMLAQLHSQNAESESALHWAGLAATGLEAIGAEADLRQLDWLIALGDIGRGDYASATAVLDRFLADETPSTGFTPIPERESIVWAGLAEIARAQGDSRRGTELYGRALGAFSGGESRRSPWFALVASAALAAAVLDGTTSSEVHGRLARLIRTRTVALGRLLPERFDRPVLGATVLALGSWYLRAEEDDVRVVGAELVALAAGLASRQDIPSLVRRLHEPDANVLLSDVDDTVIAARVARLSANESAARALELLGSRVLAAR; encoded by the coding sequence GTGCCCGCGTCCACGCCTCGAGTGACCGTGCTCGGTCCCGTCCGCGTCGTGGGTCGTGCCGGCGGGCTGGTCGAACCGGGTGGGCGCCGCGCCAAAGCCCTCGTGGCCGCGCTCGCCCTCGCGGAGGGCCGGTCCGTGTCGACGACGGCCCTCATCGACGCGCTCTGGGACGACGCCCCGCCGGTCGGTGCGAAGGCGGCCCTGCAGACCCTCGTGTCCCGGGTGCGAGCCGTCGCCGAGCCAGGACTCATCGAGTCGTCGGCCGCCGGCTACCGGCTCACGGCCGGCGCGGACGACGTCGACCTCGGCGCCGCCTCCGCCCTCGCGGACGCCGCGTCGACGGCGGTGCGAGGCGGCGACCCGCACGCTGCCGCGCAGCTCTCGCAGGAGGCCTTGCAGCTCTGGACCGGTGACCCCGGCGCCGAGCTCGACCCACCGCTCGCCGAGGAGCTCTCCGGCCGTGGGGCGCGACTGCAGGACGAGCTGCGCCGGGTCAGGGCGCAGAGCCGGATCGACATGGGCGAGGGTGTCGCCGTGATCAGCGACCTGGAGTCGCTCGCCGCAGCGGCACCGCTCGACGATGCGACGCACCTGATGCTCTTCAACGCCTACGCGCAGTGCGGCCGACGCGCCGATGCGATGCGCTTGTTCTCTGACCACCGGCGCCACCTGCGGGACGAGCTCGGGACGGATCCGGCGAACGCCCTCGTCGCCGCCCACACCTCCCTGCTGCAGGAGGGCGCCGATCAGCCGGCGACCGCGGCCTCCGCCCACGGAGCACCGCCTCCACCTCAGGAACGCACCGACCGCCTCGTCCTGGGGCTCCGCACGCCGCCGAACGAGCTCATCGGACGGGAGACGGACCTCGAGGCGATCCGGGAGCTGGTCGCCGAGGTGCGGATGACGACGATCCTCGGCCCGGGTGGACTCGGCAAGACCCGCCTGGCCCAGGAGGTCGCCCGCCGCGCGTCGGCATCCACACCGGGTGTCGTCTTCGTGGAGCTCGCCAGCATCCGGGACGCGGAGGACCTCCCGCTCGCGGTGGCCACCGCCCTCGGCATCCGGGACGTCACCGGCTCCCGGCGCCTCGGCGAGGCCTTCGCCGCCCTGCCCGTGGACCTGCATGAGCGCATCGTCGCGCGGCTGTCCGAACGTCCCACGCTGCTCGTCATGGACAACTGCGAACACCTCGTGGACGCGGCGGCCCGGTGGATCGCCGACGTCCTCGACTGGACGACGGGCCTCCGCGTCCTCGCGACCAGCCGCAGCCCGCTGTCGATCACGGCCGAGCACGTCTACCAGCTCGAACCGCTCGGCGCCGCCCACACCGACGGTGACGACCCGGACGAGGTCGGCCCGGCGGTGCGCCTGTTCATCGAACGAGCTCGCGCCGCCCGCCCGGGCGTCCACATCCCGCTCGAGACCGCGGCACGACTGTGCGCCGCTCTGGACGGGCTCCCCCTCGCGATCGAGCTGGCGGCGGCACGGACCCGCTCCATGTCCGTGGAGGAGGTGGAACGACGGCTCGGGAACCGTTTCGCCCTGCTGACCACCGGCTCCCGCAGCGCACCCGAGCGTCACCAGACCCTCCACGCGGTCATCGAGTGGAGTTGGAACCTCCTCGGTGAGCGTGAGCGGACGGTCCTGCGTCGCACGTCGCGATTCCCGGACGGGTTCGGCATCGACGCGGCCGGCGCCGTCGCCCCGGAGGTCGACGATGTCGCCGACGCCCTCGACGCGCTCGTCGGACAATCGCTCCTGACCGTCCGGGACGACCCGGCGACCGGGTCGCTCCGATTCCGGATGCTCGAGACGGTGCGCGAGTTCGGGATGATCGCGATGCAGGACGCCGGCGAGGAGGCGGAGGTCGTGGACGCCATGCGGCGGTGGGCGATCGCCCTCGCCGACGCGATGCAGCCGCGCATGCACGGGGCCGAGCAACTCGACGCCTTCGCGATCCTCGCCCTCGAACAGGACACCCTCGTGAGCATCCTGCGACAGGCCCTCGCCGACGACCGGGCAGACGTCGTCGGCCCGCTGTTCGCCGCGCTCGCGGTGTTCTGGACCTTCCGGAGCGCCCATCAGGAGGTGCTCGCGTTCGGTGAGCCGGTCCTCGCCGTCCTCCGACGCCAGGACGCCGGCTCGGTGACCGGTGACGCCCCGGCGGTCGCGTTCGCGATCATCGCGGTGACCTTCCTCACCACCGACGTCCGGACGTCGGCCCGCGCGATCGGGGCGCTCCGCCGCGTCGAACGCGTGCATCGGACGGAGCACCCGCGGATGCACGCGCTCGTCGGGCTCATGCTCGCCGCCGGACGCGCCGATCGGTCGGTGGACCTCATGCAGTCGTTCCGGACCTCACCCGACCCTCGGGTCGCCAACGTCGGCAACCTCCTCGCGGCGCAGATGGCCGAGAACGAGGGCGACCCGGCATCAGCAGAGGTGGCCGCGCTCCGGGCGAACGAGCTCTCCGTGTCGATCGGCGACGTCTGGGGAGCTGCGATGAGCGCGCACATGCTGGCGCAGTTGCACAGCCAGAACGCCGAATCCGAGTCCGCCCTCCACTGGGCCGGGTTGGCGGCCACCGGCCTCGAAGCGATCGGCGCCGAGGCCGACCTCCGCCAGCTGGACTGGCTCATCGCGCTCGGCGACATCGGCCGGGGCGACTACGCGTCGGCGACCGCGGTCCTCGACCGCTTCCTCGCCGATGAGACGCCGTCGACGGGCTTCACACCGATCCCCGAACGCGAGTCGATCGTGTGGGCCGGCCTCGCCGAGATCGCCCGCGCCCAGGGCGACAGCCGACGCGGCACCGAGCTCTACGGCCGCGCGCTCGGGGCCTTCAGCGGCGGTGAGTCCCGCCGCTCGCCCTGGTTCGCGCTCGTCGCCTCCGCCGCCCTCGCTGCGGCCGTGCTCGACGGCACCACCTCCTCCGAGGTCCACGGGCGTCTGGCCCGCCTGATCCGGACCCGGACGGTCGCGCTCGGCCGCCTGCTGCCGGAACGGTTCGACCGCCCCGTCCTCGGCGCCACCGTCCTCGCCCTCGGCAGCTGGTACCTGCGTGCGGAGGAGGACGACGTCCGGGTGGTCGGCGCGGAGCTCGTCGCCCTCGCCGCCGGGCTCGCGTCCCGGCAGGACATCCCGTCACTCGTCCGCCGCCTGCACGAACCGGACGCGAACGTCCTCCTGAGCGACGTCGACGACACGGTCATCGCCGCACGGGTCGCCCGCCTGTCCGCGAACGAGAGCGCCGCCAGGGCCCTCGAGCTGCTGGGCAGCCGGGTCCTGGCGGCGCGCTGA
- a CDS encoding ATP-binding cassette domain-containing protein, which translates to MSIRSDWAIEAHGLVKTFGDNRAVDGVDLSVRTGTVYGVLGPNGAGKTTTISMLATLLRPDAGSATIFGHDIQRESQVVRQLIGVTAQFASVDENLSATENLVIFSRLLGFGRAEAKRKSAELLEEFGLSEAAARPLKKFSGGMRRRLDLAASLIAQPPLIFLDEPTTGLDPRTRAQMWDTIRRLVATGSTVLLTTQYLDEADQLADRIAVIDRGLVVAEGTSDELKASVGESSLQLRLADPADLEDARRVITEVLRVETVVSPEATRITAPMRDPDAVTDLFITLREAGIRLAEMSVQKPTLDEVFLTLTGHGVETDDAGATSDTDSFDTAEQVHA; encoded by the coding sequence ATGAGCATCCGCTCCGACTGGGCGATCGAGGCCCACGGCCTCGTGAAGACCTTCGGCGACAACCGAGCGGTCGACGGCGTCGACCTCTCCGTCAGGACCGGCACCGTCTACGGCGTCCTCGGCCCGAACGGCGCCGGGAAGACCACCACCATCAGCATGCTCGCGACGCTCCTCCGTCCCGACGCGGGCAGCGCGACCATCTTCGGCCACGACATCCAGCGCGAATCGCAGGTGGTCCGCCAGCTCATCGGTGTGACCGCGCAGTTCGCCTCGGTGGACGAGAACCTCTCCGCGACCGAGAACCTCGTCATCTTCTCGCGGCTCCTCGGCTTCGGTCGTGCCGAGGCGAAGCGCAAGAGCGCCGAGCTCCTCGAGGAGTTCGGACTGAGCGAGGCGGCGGCTCGTCCGCTGAAGAAGTTCTCCGGCGGCATGCGGCGTCGGCTCGACCTCGCCGCGAGCCTCATCGCGCAACCGCCGCTCATCTTCCTCGACGAGCCGACCACCGGCCTCGACCCGCGGACGAGGGCGCAGATGTGGGACACCATCCGACGCCTCGTGGCGACCGGGTCGACGGTGCTGCTCACGACCCAGTACCTCGACGAAGCCGACCAGTTGGCCGATCGCATCGCGGTCATCGACCGGGGCCTCGTCGTCGCCGAGGGGACGTCCGACGAACTGAAGGCCTCCGTGGGGGAGTCGTCGCTGCAACTGCGACTGGCGGATCCGGCCGACCTCGAGGACGCCCGACGCGTCATCACGGAGGTGCTCCGGGTGGAGACGGTCGTCTCGCCCGAGGCGACCCGCATCACGGCGCCCATGCGCGACCCCGACGCCGTCACCGACCTCTTCATCACCCTCCGTGAAGCCGGGATCCGGCTCGCGGAGATGAGTGTCCAGAAGCCGACGCTCGACGAGGTCTTCCTCACCCTCACCGGACACGGCGTCGAGACCGACGACGCCGGCGCCACGTCCGACACCGATTCCTTCGACACCGCAGAGCAGGTCCACGCATGA
- a CDS encoding ABC transporter substrate-binding protein yields the protein MFTIRQGRRLAVGIAATAAAALALSACSAGDPTAGETAASDTITVGSAGFPESEIIAQIYIQALEANDIKTAESLNIGARDVYIAALEDGSIDLVPDYSGNLLQFFDDSATAKSSDEVYSALQEATPKGYEVLDQSKAEDKDSYNVTKEFSEANNVTSLADLASLTVPLAIGGAPELAERPYGPKGLTEVYGVPADKLTFVPISDGGGAQTTAALLDGTVQMADIYTTTPSIAANDFVTLEDPENLILPQNVLPLINSDKASDKVKEVLNAVSAELTTEDLIELNARNQGDEKAAPKTLAADWLKDKKLFN from the coding sequence ATGTTCACCATTCGACAGGGTCGACGCCTCGCCGTCGGCATCGCGGCGACCGCCGCAGCAGCACTCGCCCTCAGCGCCTGCTCCGCGGGCGATCCGACCGCCGGTGAGACCGCCGCTTCGGACACCATCACCGTCGGTTCCGCCGGGTTCCCCGAGTCCGAGATCATCGCGCAGATCTACATCCAGGCGCTCGAGGCGAACGACATCAAGACCGCCGAGTCGCTCAACATCGGCGCCCGCGACGTCTACATCGCCGCCCTCGAAGACGGGTCCATCGACCTCGTCCCCGACTACAGCGGCAACCTGCTGCAGTTCTTCGACGACTCGGCGACGGCCAAGTCGAGCGACGAGGTCTACTCGGCGCTCCAGGAGGCGACTCCCAAGGGCTACGAGGTGCTCGACCAGTCGAAGGCCGAGGACAAGGACTCCTACAACGTCACCAAGGAGTTCAGTGAGGCGAACAACGTCACGAGCCTCGCCGACCTCGCGTCCCTCACCGTCCCGCTGGCCATCGGTGGGGCTCCTGAGCTCGCCGAGCGTCCGTACGGACCGAAGGGCCTGACCGAGGTCTACGGTGTCCCGGCCGACAAGCTCACCTTCGTGCCGATCAGCGACGGCGGCGGCGCGCAGACCACCGCGGCCCTGCTCGACGGCACGGTCCAGATGGCCGACATCTACACGACCACCCCGTCGATCGCCGCGAACGACTTCGTCACGCTGGAGGACCCGGAGAACCTGATCCTCCCGCAGAACGTCCTCCCGCTGATCAACTCGGACAAGGCCAGCGACAAGGTCAAGGAGGTGCTCAACGCCGTGTCGGCGGAGCTCACCACCGAAGACCTCATCGAGCTCAACGCCCGCAACCAGGGCGACGAGAAGGCGGCACCGAAGACCCTCGCTGCCGACTGGCTCAAGGACAAGAAGCTCTTCAACTAG
- a CDS encoding ABC transporter permease, whose product MSTITITPGTDRSLRNHVSLSQTVRNSFTMAYRGLLKIKRTPEQLIDVTIQPIIFTLMFTYIFGGAIAGDVASYLPIIIPGILVQTVITTSVVTGIQLREDMDKGVFDRFKSMPIARIAPLAGALLADTVRYTIATTLTFAMGFVMGYRPEGGLGFVVVAGLLVIVCAWAISWIFAFFGVIARSASSVQGISFLVLFPLTFLSNAFVNPDTMPAFLQGFVAVNPVSHLVTAVRDLANTGTFGSDAWLALLGAAVIVAVFAPLTVRAYMRRA is encoded by the coding sequence ATGAGCACGATCACCATCACCCCCGGCACGGACCGGTCCCTCCGGAACCACGTCAGCCTGTCGCAGACGGTCCGCAACTCCTTCACCATGGCGTACCGCGGACTGCTCAAGATCAAACGGACGCCGGAGCAGCTGATCGACGTGACGATCCAGCCGATCATCTTCACCCTGATGTTCACCTACATCTTCGGCGGCGCGATCGCCGGCGACGTGGCGAGCTACCTCCCGATCATCATCCCCGGCATCCTCGTGCAGACCGTCATCACGACCTCGGTCGTGACCGGGATCCAGCTGCGCGAGGACATGGACAAGGGCGTGTTCGACCGCTTCAAGTCGATGCCCATCGCCCGGATCGCGCCGTTGGCGGGTGCACTCCTGGCCGACACCGTGCGGTACACGATCGCGACCACGCTCACCTTCGCCATGGGGTTCGTCATGGGCTACCGGCCGGAGGGTGGCCTCGGCTTCGTGGTGGTCGCCGGTCTGCTCGTGATCGTCTGCGCCTGGGCCATCAGTTGGATCTTCGCGTTCTTCGGGGTCATCGCCCGGAGCGCCAGCAGCGTGCAGGGCATCTCCTTCCTGGTGCTGTTCCCGCTCACGTTCCTCTCGAACGCGTTCGTGAACCCGGACACGATGCCGGCGTTCCTCCAGGGCTTCGTCGCCGTGAACCCGGTCTCGCACCTCGTCACCGCCGTCCGCGACCTCGCGAACACCGGCACCTTCGGCTCGGACGCCTGGCTCGCGCTCCTCGGTGCTGCGGTCATCGTCGCGGTGTTCGCACCGCTGACGGTGCGGGCGTACATGCGCCGCGCCTGA
- a CDS encoding thioredoxin domain-containing protein, translated as MTNRLAGAMSPYLRSHAEQPVDWYPWGPEAFEEAARRDVPLLVSIGYSTCHWCHVMARESFADERIAELLRRDFVAVKVDREEHPDVDASYLAAAGAFTRELGWPLNVFVTPRGHVFHAGTYSPPVPLRGHPSFPQVLEAVRVAWTERREDVVASADGLARAIAEAMTAPEDASVPGPEDLDAAVAIIEGLEDRDLGGFGTAPKFPMAPVFDVLLTPREGEAARRGVDLAQRTLRTMGASALRDPVEGGFFRYAVNRDWTEPHYERMLTDNALLLTAYVRAWAERPSPWAATVATGIAGFLIDTLQQPSGGFGSAQDSESVVDGVRSEGGYYRRDVHGRATLVPPAVDRKVLSGWNGLAIGALAEASTVLDRPEWLEAARWAADAVVENHLLPDGTLARASLDEQRSGAAAALEDYGMLATGLVRLGLATGQVRYAELARDLVERCLPEGSGAEASGAGAPTAVAGFVLPGGGDPVLAAHGTRVDGDPSEGAYPSGISALGQASLLLYQLSADGRFRAAAEGAVRFAASAALRAPTAFGASLGLAASLGEAASQLVVVAPDHVRTDESEDRVTAARAMRDAVRTRRDAVVTVFTDQEAAAWAAAGFGLFAERTSRDGLPTAYLCHDFVCRLPVTDVAALDPR; from the coding sequence ATGACGAACCGGCTCGCCGGGGCGATGAGCCCGTACCTCCGCTCCCACGCCGAGCAGCCGGTCGACTGGTACCCCTGGGGGCCCGAGGCCTTCGAGGAGGCCGCCCGTCGTGACGTCCCCCTGCTCGTGTCGATCGGGTACTCGACCTGTCACTGGTGCCATGTCATGGCGCGGGAGTCCTTCGCGGACGAGCGGATCGCGGAGCTGCTCCGCCGTGACTTCGTGGCCGTCAAGGTCGATCGCGAGGAGCATCCCGACGTCGACGCGAGCTACCTCGCCGCGGCCGGGGCGTTCACCCGGGAGCTCGGCTGGCCGTTGAACGTCTTCGTGACGCCTCGCGGGCATGTGTTCCACGCCGGCACCTATTCTCCGCCGGTGCCGCTCCGGGGCCACCCGTCCTTCCCGCAGGTGCTCGAGGCGGTCCGGGTGGCGTGGACGGAGCGTCGAGAGGACGTCGTCGCCAGCGCCGACGGCCTCGCCCGCGCGATCGCCGAGGCGATGACCGCCCCTGAAGACGCGTCCGTGCCGGGGCCCGAAGACCTCGACGCCGCGGTCGCGATCATCGAGGGCCTCGAGGACCGCGACCTGGGCGGATTCGGCACCGCCCCGAAGTTCCCGATGGCGCCGGTGTTCGACGTCCTGCTCACGCCACGTGAGGGGGAGGCTGCTCGCCGCGGTGTCGACCTCGCGCAGCGCACGCTCCGGACGATGGGGGCGTCGGCGCTCCGCGACCCCGTGGAAGGCGGGTTCTTCCGGTACGCGGTCAACCGCGACTGGACCGAGCCGCACTACGAACGCATGTTGACGGACAACGCGCTGCTGCTCACCGCGTACGTGCGGGCCTGGGCGGAGCGTCCAAGCCCGTGGGCCGCCACCGTCGCCACCGGGATCGCCGGCTTCCTCATCGACACCCTCCAGCAGCCGAGCGGCGGCTTCGGGTCCGCCCAGGACTCGGAGAGCGTCGTCGACGGCGTCCGGTCGGAGGGCGGCTACTACCGGCGCGACGTGCACGGCCGAGCAACGCTCGTTCCGCCCGCGGTCGACCGCAAGGTGCTGTCGGGGTGGAACGGACTCGCCATCGGCGCGTTGGCCGAGGCGTCGACGGTCCTCGACCGCCCCGAGTGGCTCGAGGCCGCCCGGTGGGCCGCCGACGCGGTCGTCGAGAACCACCTGCTGCCGGACGGCACCCTCGCGCGCGCCTCGCTCGACGAGCAGCGCTCGGGGGCGGCGGCGGCCCTGGAGGACTACGGGATGCTCGCCACCGGATTGGTGCGTCTCGGCCTCGCGACGGGTCAGGTGCGCTACGCGGAGCTCGCCAGGGACCTCGTCGAACGATGCCTCCCCGAGGGTTCCGGGGCCGAGGCGTCAGGGGCCGGTGCGCCGACCGCTGTGGCCGGGTTCGTCCTGCCGGGTGGTGGAGACCCGGTGCTGGCCGCTCACGGCACCCGCGTTGACGGCGACCCGTCGGAGGGCGCCTACCCGTCGGGGATCTCCGCGCTCGGCCAGGCGTCGCTGCTGCTGTACCAGCTCTCGGCGGACGGGCGCTTCCGGGCGGCCGCCGAGGGCGCCGTGCGGTTCGCCGCGTCGGCGGCGCTGCGGGCACCGACCGCGTTCGGCGCGAGCCTCGGACTGGCCGCATCGCTCGGGGAAGCGGCCTCGCAACTCGTCGTCGTCGCGCCGGATCACGTCCGCACCGACGAGAGCGAGGACCGGGTCACCGCCGCTCGGGCGATGCGTGACGCCGTCAGGACGCGACGCGACGCGGTGGTGACGGTGTTCACGGACCAGGAGGCCGCCGCCTGGGCTGCTGCCGGCTTCGGCCTCTTCGCCGAGCGGACGAGCCGGGACGGTCTGCCGACCGCCTATCTCTGCCACGACTTCGTGTGCCGCCTACCCGTGACGGACGTGGCAGCACTCGACCCACGGTGA
- a CDS encoding CoA-binding protein, with protein MPASSPLAKLLRSQRTWVGPDAKARLKLLREAKSVAIVGASPNPARSSYFVGTYLQQSSDFRIYFVNPNATEILGQPAYPDLASLPEVPDIVDVFRKASDIPQVIDEVVAVGAPTVWVQLGIWNQEAAEYGESKGLNVVMDRCIKVEHARFHGGLHLLGFDTGQITARKTLR; from the coding sequence CTGCCGGCGAGCTCACCCCTCGCGAAGCTCCTGCGATCCCAGCGCACCTGGGTCGGACCGGACGCCAAGGCCCGCCTCAAGCTGCTCCGTGAAGCGAAGTCCGTCGCCATCGTCGGCGCCTCCCCCAACCCCGCGCGCTCCTCGTACTTCGTGGGCACCTACCTGCAGCAGTCGAGCGACTTCCGCATCTACTTCGTCAACCCGAACGCGACCGAGATCCTCGGGCAGCCCGCGTACCCCGACCTCGCGTCGCTCCCCGAGGTCCCCGACATCGTCGACGTGTTCCGGAAGGCGAGCGACATCCCGCAGGTCATCGACGAGGTCGTCGCCGTCGGCGCCCCCACCGTCTGGGTCCAGCTCGGCATCTGGAACCAGGAGGCAGCCGAGTACGGCGAGTCGAAGGGTCTGAACGTCGTGATGGACCGCTGCATCAAGGTGGAGCACGCCCGCTTCCACGGCGGCCTGCACCTGCTGGGCTTCGACACCGGGCAGATCACCGCCCGCAAGACCCTGCGGTAG
- a CDS encoding DUF1684 domain-containing protein → MSSETPVEFIASWTAWHTARERSVRAPHGIAALRFTHWLTEEATPLEGAPGTWRADDTGIVGERLTGTGLTTPSGAQIMTDRVELVHGEELHFGDALLRGMERDGAYALRVLDPEAPTRTALSGISAFAPDVSWIRPARFVPSPGVTVETESIDGHVTTETPVGRVEFTLGDEAVSLTVTGGPNGLWAVFSDGTSGDETYRFRFISMPAPTADGHVLVDFNRAYLPPCAFSDHYVCPLPAPNNRLRSRITAGEQLPLGR, encoded by the coding sequence ATGAGTTCCGAGACCCCCGTCGAGTTCATCGCGTCCTGGACCGCCTGGCACACCGCCCGCGAGCGTTCGGTGCGCGCGCCGCACGGGATCGCCGCGCTGCGCTTCACGCACTGGCTGACCGAGGAGGCGACGCCTCTGGAAGGCGCTCCGGGCACCTGGCGTGCCGACGACACCGGCATCGTGGGCGAACGGCTCACCGGCACGGGCCTCACGACACCGAGCGGTGCGCAGATCATGACCGACCGCGTCGAGCTCGTCCACGGTGAGGAACTGCACTTCGGCGACGCCCTCCTGCGCGGCATGGAGCGCGACGGCGCCTACGCCCTCCGAGTCCTCGATCCCGAGGCTCCGACGCGCACCGCGCTCTCCGGGATCAGCGCCTTCGCCCCGGACGTCTCGTGGATCAGGCCCGCCCGATTCGTCCCCTCGCCCGGGGTGACGGTGGAGACCGAATCCATCGACGGCCACGTCACGACGGAGACGCCGGTGGGCCGGGTCGAGTTCACGCTCGGCGACGAAGCCGTGTCCTTGACCGTCACCGGCGGCCCGAACGGGCTCTGGGCGGTGTTCTCCGACGGCACGAGCGGCGACGAGACCTACCGGTTCCGGTTCATCAGCATGCCGGCGCCCACCGCAGACGGACACGTCCTCGTGGACTTCAACCGCGCCTACCTGCCGCCGTGTGCGTTCAGCGACCACTACGTGTGCCCGCTGCCCGCCCCGAACAACCGGCTCCGGTCCCGCATCACGGCGGGCGAGCAGCTGCCGCTCGGTCGATAG